One genomic segment of Prosthecobacter fusiformis includes these proteins:
- a CDS encoding polysaccharide pyruvyl transferase family protein: protein MTTRRSFISAVTAALGGSLLAADGKAKTVLLMSAWDTVNIGDIGHTPGTLHILEQHLPEVNVIVWARKLDERVTAMLKARFPKVVLLQGDLAGKSPQDEALRAAIGRCDLFIRNSGMGQDTAWMKYCKELDKPYGVYGQSYFETMVTGANGPENMALLNAASFIYTRESRTLKMLQKAGVKCPVLEFGPDGCFGIDVLDEERGLATMKKLGLEDRKFITVLLRTNTPKAPGVDDNRPQKLNPLHPTPEQVADDERRAGVFRELITKWVQTTGNKVLIAPETFKEMGHNKRLIFDPLPPEIQKQVVNLEYFWNADEAASVFARAHTVVCHEPHSPIIALANGTPIIHAFSEFHGLKCWMFEDIGLKEWLLEFDATPAEALFQTVMTIDKDYPAALAKVKKAMDFVRQRQADTMKVAGKVLA, encoded by the coding sequence ACGCCGCTCTTTTATTTCTGCTGTGACCGCCGCGCTAGGCGGCTCTCTTCTCGCTGCCGATGGCAAAGCTAAAACCGTCCTGCTGATGTCCGCTTGGGATACCGTCAATATTGGAGACATCGGCCATACGCCTGGTACCTTGCACATCCTGGAGCAGCACCTGCCCGAAGTGAACGTCATCGTGTGGGCGAGGAAGCTGGATGAGCGCGTGACCGCCATGCTGAAAGCCCGCTTCCCAAAGGTGGTGCTTCTCCAGGGAGATCTGGCAGGCAAATCACCGCAGGATGAAGCGCTGCGCGCTGCCATTGGCCGCTGTGATCTGTTTATTCGTAATTCCGGGATGGGGCAGGACACTGCATGGATGAAGTACTGCAAGGAACTGGACAAGCCGTACGGAGTCTATGGGCAATCCTATTTTGAAACCATGGTCACTGGCGCAAATGGACCGGAAAACATGGCTCTGCTGAATGCGGCGTCATTCATCTACACTCGGGAAAGCCGCACTTTGAAGATGCTGCAAAAGGCAGGGGTCAAATGTCCGGTGCTGGAATTTGGTCCAGATGGATGTTTCGGCATTGATGTACTGGATGAAGAACGCGGGCTGGCGACGATGAAAAAGCTGGGCCTAGAAGATCGCAAATTTATCACCGTGCTGCTGCGCACAAATACTCCAAAAGCACCGGGAGTGGATGACAACCGGCCGCAAAAGCTCAATCCCCTGCATCCCACACCGGAACAGGTGGCCGATGATGAACGCCGCGCGGGCGTCTTTCGTGAACTGATCACGAAATGGGTTCAGACGACAGGAAACAAAGTTCTCATCGCACCGGAGACCTTCAAGGAGATGGGGCATAACAAACGATTGATCTTCGATCCACTGCCTCCGGAGATTCAAAAGCAGGTGGTGAACCTGGAATACTTTTGGAATGCGGATGAGGCGGCTTCCGTCTTTGCCCGTGCTCATACGGTCGTCTGTCATGAGCCGCATTCTCCCATCATTGCGCTGGCTAACGGCACACCCATTATTCATGCCTTCTCCGAGTTCCACGGACTGAAGTGCTGGATGTTTGAAGACATCGGTCTGAAGGAATGGTTGCTGGAGTTCGACGCCACTCCTGCGGAGGCGCTTTTCCAGACCGTCATGACCATTGACAAGGATTACCCTGCGGCGCTGGCCAAGGTTAAAAAGGCCATGGATTTTGTGAGGCAACGCCAGGCGGACACGATGAAAGTGGCCGGTAAAGTGCTGGCCTAA
- a CDS encoding AI-2E family transporter: MKNFPTAFQRSSLWTAITALSITVVGALAIGFIYLVTQVIGFLQPILMPFAVAGVLAYLLDPGVAWLEKRGLKRRPAVLIIFAAFTLALAGLGWWILPKIGEQTSNLAKKVPGYTVKARTAVLDFATRMERDYGIPLPAPIAEVIHETTKAPAATAVPDATAVTPEAPPTIAAATGTTSESPPDTTTEPAAESSFDFDLRALLSGEWVKTTLPTLLGNGWNFIKSTFGGFLGVFGFLLSLIIVPLYLYYFLIESVKIKAQWSDYLPLRASAFKDEVVSCLNEINRYLIAFFRGQLFVSVINGIATGAGLMIIGLDFGLLIGLALCVAGIIPYLGIALCWIPAVIIGAVQNGSALIPGDPWWAMPLAVSVIFILVQQIDALFITPRIVGEAVGLHPMTVIASVLVWTLLLGGLLGAILAVPLTASLKVLFQRYIWRARIAPRTIGGARQVV, translated from the coding sequence ATGAAGAACTTTCCCACCGCCTTTCAGCGCAGTTCCCTGTGGACGGCCATCACGGCTCTTTCCATCACCGTTGTTGGAGCCCTGGCCATTGGCTTCATCTACTTAGTGACTCAGGTCATCGGTTTCCTTCAGCCCATTTTGATGCCTTTTGCCGTGGCAGGTGTGCTGGCTTATCTACTGGACCCAGGGGTGGCATGGCTAGAAAAACGCGGCCTGAAGCGGCGACCAGCCGTGCTGATTATCTTTGCCGCCTTTACCTTGGCTTTGGCGGGTTTAGGCTGGTGGATTCTTCCGAAGATCGGAGAACAGACGTCCAATTTGGCGAAAAAAGTGCCCGGCTATACGGTCAAAGCCCGCACCGCAGTCCTGGACTTCGCCACACGCATGGAACGGGATTATGGCATTCCCCTGCCCGCTCCGATTGCCGAAGTGATTCATGAAACCACCAAGGCACCCGCCGCCACGGCGGTTCCTGATGCGACTGCCGTTACTCCTGAAGCACCTCCCACCATCGCCGCCGCCACTGGCACCACTTCTGAATCGCCACCTGATACGACGACCGAACCAGCAGCGGAAAGTTCATTTGATTTCGACCTCCGTGCCCTCCTCAGCGGAGAATGGGTCAAGACCACGCTTCCGACATTATTGGGCAATGGATGGAATTTCATCAAGTCCACCTTTGGCGGTTTCCTGGGCGTTTTCGGCTTTCTCCTCTCTCTCATTATTGTGCCCTTGTATCTCTATTACTTCCTGATTGAGAGCGTCAAGATCAAGGCTCAATGGTCCGACTATCTACCCCTGCGTGCCAGTGCATTTAAAGATGAAGTGGTCTCCTGTCTCAATGAGATCAACCGTTATCTCATCGCCTTTTTCCGTGGCCAGCTTTTTGTCAGCGTAATAAATGGCATCGCCACGGGAGCTGGACTGATGATCATCGGTCTGGACTTTGGACTGCTGATTGGCTTGGCTCTGTGCGTGGCCGGAATCATTCCTTATTTAGGCATCGCCCTGTGCTGGATCCCGGCGGTCATCATTGGCGCGGTGCAAAACGGCAGCGCTCTTATCCCCGGAGACCCTTGGTGGGCCATGCCTTTGGCCGTCTCCGTGATCTTCATCCTCGTGCAGCAAATTGACGCTCTTTTCATCACACCCCGCATCGTCGGGGAGGCGGTCGGACTACATCCGATGACCGTCATCGCCAGCGTCCTCGTCTGGACACTTCTGTTAGGCGGGCTTCTGGGTGCCATCCTCGCTGTACCTCTCACGGCCAGTTTGAAGGTGCTGTTCCAGCGCTACATCTGGCGGGCACGCATCGCACCCCGAACAATCGGCGGCGCCCGACAGGTCGTTTGA